One region of Drosophila subobscura isolate 14011-0131.10 chromosome J, UCBerk_Dsub_1.0, whole genome shotgun sequence genomic DNA includes:
- the LOC117894029 gene encoding uncharacterized protein LOC117894029: MISVSAIALLCYNLLLYSLAWHIGRIEEDPPDYQHSLLHLIPIVGKFIAPEQPLMKWIMDDPFSEFGDKFWITNLGINLLLLMPAVFQPRELRTRLVIAPVIFIWNLFIFQRVLVYIFMTAWTLWQGQMGHDVFQFIFCGLAMSTLHMALICRSICFLVEEEICSKS; the protein is encoded by the exons ATGATATCAGTATCTGCtattgctttgctctgctacAATCTATTGCTGTATTCGCTGGCATGGCACATCGGGAGAATTGAAGAGG ATCCACCCGACTATCAGCACAGCCTCTTGCACCTCATACCGATAGTTGGGAAATTTATTGCTCCCGAGCAGCCACTGATGAAATGGATTATGGACGACCCATTCAGCGAGTTCGGGGACAAGTTTTGGATCACAAATCTAGGGATAAACCTACTGCTACTGATGCCAGCTGTCTTCCAG CCCCGCGAACTTAGAACCAGGCTAGTGATAGCTCCAgtgatttttatttggaaTTTGTTTATCTTCCAGCGGGTTCTGGTGTATATTTTCATGACCGCTTGGACACTCTGGCAGGGACAGATGGGCCACGATGTCTTTCAGTTTATCTTTTGCGGCCTGGCGATGAGCACCCTTCACATGGCTCTCATCTGTAGGTCTATATGTTTCTTAGTGGAAGAAGAAATCTGTAGCAAGTCCTGA
- the LOC117894867 gene encoding thioredoxin reductase 2, mitochondrial has translation MSLWKLLRICGSSRSNALSVASLGKAKYDYDLVVLGGGSAGLACGKEAVDSGARVLCFDYVKPTPAGTKWGLGGTCVNVGCIPKKLMHQASLLGEAVHEAVAYGWNVNDQNIKPDWKKLVNSVQSHIKSVNWVTRVDLRDKKVEYVNSMGAFVDPHTIEYSVKGGPKQRVSSEYVVVAVGGRPRYPPILGATEFGITSDDIFSYDKEPGRTLVVGAGYVGLESACFLKGLGYDTTVMVRSIVLRGFDRQMSELLEAMMSERGVKFLHTTIPSLVERQGDGRLLVKYRNTTTKKEDSDTFDTVLWAIGRKGLIEDLNLPAAGVQTKNDKIVVDATEATNVPHIFAVGDIIYGRPELSPVAILSGRLLARRLFAGSKQLMDYADVATTVFTPLEYSCVGMSEEMAIQTHGQDNIEVFHGYYKPTEFFIPQKSVRHCYLKAVAEITGDQKILGLHYIGPVAGEVIQGFAAALKSGLTVKTLLNTVGIHPTTAEEFTRLSITKRSGRDPKPSSCCS, from the coding sequence ATGTCGCTGTGGAAACTACTGCGAATCTGTGGCTCCAGCCGCTCCAACGCGCTCTCAGTGGCGTCTCTGGGCAAGGCAAAGTACGACTACGATCTGGTGGTGCTGGGCGGCGGCTCGGCGGGACTAGCCTGTGGCAAGGAGGCCGTGGACAGTGGCGCCCGAGTGCTCTGCTTTGACTACGTGAAACCCACTCCCGCGGGCACCAAGTGGGGCCTGGGCGGAACCTGCGTGAATGTGGGCTGCATTCCCAAGAAGCTGATGCATCAGGCCTCTCTGCTGGGCGAGGCGGTTCACGAGGCGGTGGCCTACGGCTGGAACGTGAACGACCAGAACATCAAGCCCGACTGGAAGAAGCTGGTTAATTCCGTGCAGAGCCACATCAAGTCCGTCAATTGGGTGACGCGCGTGGACCTGCGCGACAAGAAGGTGGAGTACGTCAACTCAATGGGCGCCTTTGTCGACCCCCACACCATCGAGTACTCCGTCAAGGGCGGACCCAAGCAGCGGGTGTCCTCCGAGTATGTTGTGGTGGCGGTGGGTGGACGTCCGCGCTATCCACCTATCCTGGGAGCCACTGAGTTTGGTATCACCAGCGACGACATCTTCAGCTACGACAAGGAGCCCGGTCGCACCCTCGTAGTGGGTGCTGGCTATGTGGGTCTCGAGTCCGCCTGTTTTCTCAAGGGCCTGGGCTACGATACCACGGTGATGGTGCGCTCGATAGTGCTGCGCGGCTTCGACCGTCAGATGTCcgagctgctggaggccaTGATGTCCGAGCGCGGCGTCAAGTTCCTCCACACAACGATCCCCAGCTTGGTGGAGCGCCAGGGGGATGGGCGACTGCTGGTCAAGTACCGTAACACGACGACTAAGAAGGAAGACAGCGACACCTTCGACACCGTTCTCTGGGCTATTGGGCGCAAGGGTCTGATCGAGGACCTCAACCTGCCGGCAGCCGGGGTGCAGACCAAAAACGACAAGATCGTGGTGGATGCCACTGAGGCCACCAACGTGCCACACATTTTTGCAGTGGGCGACATCATATACGGCCGTCCGGAGCTCAGCCCGGTGGCTATTCTGTCGGGCCGCCTACTCGCCCGCCGTCTCTTTGCCGGCTCCAAGCAGCTAATGGACTACGCTGATGTGGCCACTACAGTATTCACGCCGCTGGAGTACTCCTGCGTGGGCATGTCCGAAGAGATGGCCATACAGACGCACGGCCAGGACAACATCGAGGTATTCCACGGCTACTACAAGCCCACAGAGTTCTTTATACCACAAAAGAGCGTGCGCCATTGCTACCTCAAGGCTGTGGCCGAGATCACCGGCGACCAGAAGATCCTTGGGCTGCACTATATTGGGCCTGTGGCTGGGGAGGTCATACAGGGATTTGCGGCGGCCCTGAAGTCAGGTCTCACCGTGAAGACCCTGCTGAATACGGTGGGCATTCACCCGACGACTGCCGAGGAGTTTACGCGCCTCTCGATTACCAAACGCTCGGGTCGGGATCCCAAgccatcctcctgctgcagttAG